In Anaerosporomusa subterranea, the genomic window GTAATAAAATCACCGGTTTTCATTTCCAGGCTTACGTTTTTTAAAGCCAGCTTCTCATTCACCGTACCGGCGAAGAATGTTTTACTGATACCATCTACTCGTAACATTTACACCCCCACCTTTCTGCTATCCCATTTGGCTTTGAACAAAGGCAAGGCTAAAGCAATCGCAACCAAAATAGCGGTGAATAGCTTCAGATCGTTTGGCGGCATGCCTAGATACAATACAACCGCGATAACAATACGATAAGCAATAGAGCCAAGTACAACAGAAATCAGGGAATTTTTAAAGTCTTTTGAGCCGAATAACACTTCTCCAATAATAACCGAGGCAAGACCAATGACGATTGTACCTACGCCCATGCCAACATCGGCAAAGCCGTTGTTCTGTGCGATAAAGGCTCCCGCTACAGCTACCAGGCCGTTACTGATCACGAGCCCCAGTAATAACATAGTATCGGTATTAACCCCCATTGCCCGTATCATTTGCGGATTATTGCCGGTAGCCCGCAAAGCCATCCCGATCTCCGTGCCAAAGAACCAATATAACAAGACTGGGATTAGTACGGCAATAATAAGGCCAACCACGAACGTAGTCATATTCGGTGATAAATTTAAGAATGCTAACGATGTATATACCGTATCGATATTTAATAAAGATACGTTCGCTTTTCCCATAACTCGTAAAATTACTGAATATAACGCAATCATCGTCAAAATGCCTGCCATCAATGCGGGTATTTTCAGTTTTGTATGCAATAACCCGGTGACAGCGCCTGCCAGCATACCGGCGATGCCTGCTGCAATAATAGCAGTTGCAGGGTTATGATTTCCAGTCAACAATACCGCCGCTACGGCAGCTCCCAACGGAAAGCTGCCTTCCACACTTAAATCCGCAATATCTAACGTACGGAAAGTCAAAAATACACCCATAGCCAAAACGGACCAAAGCAGTCCCTGGGCTACAGTAGAAACGATTAAATCACTCATTTTTTCTTCCTCACATGTAATTTTAGCCTGTAGCAGAATAGATTGAAAAACCAGGATTGCGTTCATCACGGTACTTATTCAACCGCTTTTCTCAGTTCTTCCGGTATAACTAAACCAATCGCTTTAGCTGCTTCTTTGTTGATAATAACCTTTGCCTCTTTCTGCAAACCGATCGGCATATCTGCTGGTTTTAACTTGCCAGACAAAATATCGGCTGCCATTTCACCGGCTTGGAAACCGAGCTTATAGAAATTTACTGAAATGCCTGCTGTCGCTCCCCCGGTCTTAATCGGGGCTTCGTCGCCAATGAATACCGGCAGCTTTGCAGGTACTGCGATCTTAACAATGTTGGACATGGCGGAAGCGATTGTATTATCGGTCGGACAATAAATGAAATCCACTTTACCAACCAAACTCTGCACTGCCTGCTGAATATCATTTACGTTGGTAACAGTGGCTTCAACAACAGTCAAACCCTTCTCTGCGGCGTATTCCTTCATCGCCTTGACTTGTATCTGAGAGTTTTCTTCACTGGAGGTATATAATGCACCCACTGCTTTGGCATGCGGAACCAGTTTAAGCGCTAAGTCAATCTGCCTTCCCGGAGGCGTGTAGTCTGTTGTCCCAGTAACATTTCCACCGGGTTTTTCATTGGATTGCACCAATTTTGCCGCCTTGTAATCCGTGATCGCCGCTCCCACAATCGGGATCGTTTTGGTTTCATTGGCGGCAATCTGGGCTGCCGGTGTCGCAATCGTGTAAATTAAATCCACTTTATTATTCACAAACCGTTGGCTGATGGTTTTTAGATTTGACTGATCGCCCTGGGCATTCTGCTGATCGATTTTAATGTTTGCACCGTCCTTATATCCTTTGGAAGCCAGTCCGTCGACAAAACCTTTGTTAGAATCGTCTAAAGCGCCGTGCTGCACCAGTTGCAGCACACCAATCCGGTAGACCTTGCTGTTGTCTGCGCCCGCTTCCTTCTTTTCACTGCCGCAGCCGGCAAAGGAGCCAACCGCTAACACGGCCCCGATTGCTAAGGCGATCATTTTCTTCTGACGTAAAATTTTCAACATACCGTTCACCCATCCTTTTCTAATAAAAAATCGTCCCTTAAAAAAGGGACGACGGACGTGCATCGCGGTACCACCCTAGTTATCCATCGAAATAAAAAAAGCGCTACCGCAAGGGACGGAAAGTTCCGCGGTACCACCCTAATAATCTCGAATCAGATCAACTCATAGCACAGTAACGAGTGCCAATCCGGCTCGGCCTACTATCGTTCAGCCTCGCAGTTCAGGAAGGTACTTCAGCATATGTCACCAACCGGTTCGCACCAACCACCGGCTCTCTGTATAGCATCCATAAGCCTACTTATTCCGTCATTACTATTTGCAATTTGATGTTGATATGATTTTACTGGCAATATACTATTTTGTCAATACCTATTTCCATTATACTATTTCCATTATACTTCAGAAAATAGTCCAAT contains:
- a CDS encoding ABC transporter permease, with protein sequence MSDLIVSTVAQGLLWSVLAMGVFLTFRTLDIADLSVEGSFPLGAAVAAVLLTGNHNPATAIIAAGIAGMLAGAVTGLLHTKLKIPALMAGILTMIALYSVILRVMGKANVSLLNIDTVYTSLAFLNLSPNMTTFVVGLIIAVLIPVLLYWFFGTEIGMALRATGNNPQMIRAMGVNTDTMLLLGLVISNGLVAVAGAFIAQNNGFADVGMGVGTIVIGLASVIIGEVLFGSKDFKNSLISVVLGSIAYRIVIAVVLYLGMPPNDLKLFTAILVAIALALPLFKAKWDSRKVGV
- a CDS encoding ABC transporter substrate-binding protein, with protein sequence MLKILRQKKMIALAIGAVLAVGSFAGCGSEKKEAGADNSKVYRIGVLQLVQHGALDDSNKGFVDGLASKGYKDGANIKIDQQNAQGDQSNLKTISQRFVNNKVDLIYTIATPAAQIAANETKTIPIVGAAITDYKAAKLVQSNEKPGGNVTGTTDYTPPGRQIDLALKLVPHAKAVGALYTSSEENSQIQVKAMKEYAAEKGLTVVEATVTNVNDIQQAVQSLVGKVDFIYCPTDNTIASAMSNIVKIAVPAKLPVFIGDEAPIKTGGATAGISVNFYKLGFQAGEMAADILSGKLKPADMPIGLQKEAKVIINKEAAKAIGLVIPEELRKAVE